The genomic DNA TAGGAGCTTCTGTCTTCCCAGTGGAAGGAGGCGGCTtggagaaagctctcattggacTGGCAAACGCCCAGACCCAGCTTTTGCTTCTTCCATGAACAGAAGCTTTCTCGTTCACATTGCTATCTTCAGCCGAAGACGAGACCAGGTAGGAAgatgaagaggaggaggaggaggatgaaGTGACCATGAAGCCGCTGAAAATCCCGCCACATTTAACTCTCTCCTTAATACAGTCCTGGCCGCCGCCGGCGCCTCGCCGGTGGACCGGCGTAGCCTTAGACTTGCCTTCCCTGTGGGACTCGACTCGCCGGAGAGTACAGTCGCCGAATCCAGTCGAGATCCGCTCAAAGAAGTCGCCGGAGAAGCTCCGGCTCCCGCACCCGACGGATCTGGATCTGGACACCTTCCGGCCAAGTGCTGCCTCGTCGGGGCTATCATTTTCATCCTTTCTTGACGTCTGCGAGAAAGACACGTTTGCCGAAGACAAATCGCAGCAACTCTCTTTACACTGCTTTTCTGTTTTCCGGTTCCCGGAAGAGTGCTTGGACAGGTAGAGAAACGACCAGAAGCTTCTCTTCCGGGGGCTGTCCACGTCGGCGTCGACAAAATGCAGGCGCCGCCGAGGCGTGGCCGTGGACTTGCTCCGCTTGAAAACGATACCGGCTTGGTCGGAAGCACCACCTCCGCCGACaagctccttcttcttcttcttctgcgaGGCGAGAAAAGGGATGCGGCACCGGCGTGAATAGTACCGGTGATACTCACCGTGATTGAGAGCGTTggccgaggaagaagaagcggaTGACGCGTTGGGGGCGATGGAGACGacggaggcggcggcggcggcggcgccATAGTCGGATCTAAAGGAAGGAGACGAAGAAGAGGAGGCGGAGGGGAAGATAGCGATGGGAAAAGAGGAGGAGACGAGCTTGCCGAGCTTTTCTTGGAGGCAGAGAGCGCAGATCCCGCCGGGGGAGCTGTTCTTGTAAGGATGATCGGCGCATTG from Diospyros lotus cultivar Yz01 chromosome 4, ASM1463336v1, whole genome shotgun sequence includes the following:
- the LOC127800767 gene encoding uncharacterized protein LOC127800767, which translates into the protein MAMEAQVQEDVADGNMQCADHPYKNSSPGGICALCLQEKLGKLVSSSFPIAIFPSASSSSSPSFRSDYGAAAAAASVVSIAPNASSASSSSANALNHGEYHRYYSRRCRIPFLASQKKKKKELVGGGGASDQAGIVFKRSKSTATPRRRLHFVDADVDSPRKRSFWSFLYLSKHSSGNRKTEKQCKESCCDLSSANVSFSQTSRKDENDSPDEAALGRKVSRSRSVGCGSRSFSGDFFERISTGFGDCTLRRVESHREGKSKATPVHRRGAGGGQDCIKERVKCGGIFSGFMVTSSSSSSSSSSYLVSSSAEDSNVNEKASVHGRSKSWVWAFASPMRAFSKPPPSTGKTEAPNKNPTPNLVAIPSLLAVRT